A section of the Streptomyces xinghaiensis S187 genome encodes:
- a CDS encoding transglycosylase domain-containing protein, with the protein MGRADYRRAQQQWAREERGGFFRRLFSLKKVLGTFVLLGALAVGSFFVLYLLVDVPDGGNPEATAQSNAFTFSDGALIAREGDFNRELVPISRIPKDTQYAFVAAENKSFYQDPGVDVKGLTRALVSTAMGKKQGGSTITQQYVKNYFLSQEQTVTRKAKELIIALKVDQQQSKDEILAGYMNTSYFGRGAYGIQAAAKAYYDTDVDDLTVEQSAYLAALLQAPSQYDLAVAGPKARQLVTDRWHFVLDNMVEMKWLSPVERREMAFPEPGKPEPNPGLEGQAGYFVEAAKAELIAAGVDEQELAARGWTIELNIDKKKQRDLEKAVKAALLDDLDPEQRETDAQAQPGAVSVDPETGAVVAMYGGRSYVEHFINNATRQDYQPASTFKPVVLATAFETAADTQDGQPITPNTLYDGTSERPVEGSDTPFAPPNQGDVDYGPITVQQAMNNSVNSVFAQMAVDAGLERTKQTGIELGMKGDASGFDVKPAMSLGVMGASPLDMAAVYATLANHGEQVKPRLVKSAKRGDRVVELPDPIGEQMIERQTADTVTSVLRGVVNDGTAKGIRSNTLNFAGKTGTSDDNKSAWFAGYTPDLVTTVGLFGEGEGGKQVSLQGTGGGGRVNGGGYPAQIWAEYNRLALSGKPAAQFDLDVMEAPEPSISPSPSASESEPPESPEPPESTVPGLPETSAPPPPVTTTPPPDTAPPSASTLPVPPGDGTGDGGARTAAGTDTGPGDGP; encoded by the coding sequence ATGGGACGCGCGGACTACCGACGGGCCCAGCAGCAGTGGGCCCGTGAAGAACGGGGCGGGTTCTTCCGCCGGCTCTTCTCGCTGAAGAAGGTGCTGGGCACCTTCGTGCTGCTCGGAGCGCTCGCGGTGGGCTCCTTCTTCGTGCTCTACCTGCTCGTGGACGTACCCGACGGCGGCAACCCGGAGGCGACGGCCCAGAGCAACGCCTTCACCTTCAGCGACGGGGCGCTCATCGCCCGCGAGGGCGACTTCAACCGCGAGCTGGTGCCGATCAGCCGGATCCCCAAGGACACCCAGTACGCGTTCGTGGCCGCCGAGAACAAGAGCTTCTACCAGGACCCCGGCGTCGACGTGAAGGGCCTCACCCGCGCCCTCGTCTCCACCGCGATGGGGAAGAAGCAGGGCGGGTCGACCATCACCCAGCAGTACGTGAAGAACTACTTCCTCAGCCAGGAACAGACGGTCACCCGCAAGGCCAAGGAACTGATCATCGCGCTCAAGGTCGACCAGCAGCAGTCCAAGGACGAGATACTGGCCGGCTACATGAACACCAGCTACTTCGGGCGCGGCGCCTACGGCATCCAGGCCGCGGCCAAGGCGTACTACGACACGGACGTCGACGACCTCACCGTCGAGCAGAGCGCCTACCTCGCCGCGCTGCTCCAGGCGCCCAGCCAGTACGACCTGGCCGTCGCCGGCCCGAAGGCCCGGCAGCTGGTCACCGACCGCTGGCACTTCGTCCTCGACAACATGGTCGAGATGAAGTGGCTCAGCCCCGTCGAGCGCCGGGAGATGGCCTTCCCCGAGCCCGGGAAGCCCGAGCCCAACCCGGGGCTGGAAGGCCAGGCCGGCTACTTCGTCGAGGCGGCCAAGGCCGAGCTGATCGCCGCGGGCGTGGACGAGCAGGAGCTCGCCGCCCGGGGCTGGACCATCGAACTCAACATCGACAAGAAGAAGCAGCGCGACCTGGAGAAGGCCGTCAAGGCGGCACTGCTGGACGACCTCGACCCGGAGCAGCGGGAGACCGACGCGCAGGCCCAGCCGGGTGCCGTCTCGGTGGACCCGGAGACGGGGGCGGTGGTCGCGATGTACGGCGGCCGGAGCTACGTCGAGCACTTCATCAACAACGCCACCCGCCAGGACTACCAGCCGGCCTCCACCTTCAAGCCGGTCGTCCTCGCCACGGCCTTCGAGACGGCCGCCGACACCCAGGACGGGCAGCCGATCACGCCGAACACGCTGTACGACGGCACCAGCGAGCGCCCCGTCGAGGGCAGCGACACCCCCTTCGCCCCGCCGAACCAGGGCGATGTGGACTACGGCCCGATCACGGTCCAGCAGGCCATGAACAACTCCGTCAACTCCGTGTTTGCGCAGATGGCGGTGGACGCCGGGCTGGAGCGGACCAAGCAGACCGGCATCGAGCTCGGCATGAAGGGCGACGCGAGCGGCTTCGACGTCAAGCCCGCCATGTCCCTCGGCGTCATGGGCGCCAGCCCGCTGGACATGGCCGCCGTCTACGCCACCCTCGCCAACCACGGTGAGCAGGTCAAACCCCGGCTGGTGAAATCCGCCAAGCGCGGCGACCGCGTGGTCGAACTGCCCGACCCGATCGGCGAGCAGATGATCGAACGGCAGACCGCGGACACCGTCACCTCCGTGCTGCGGGGCGTCGTCAACGACGGCACGGCCAAGGGCATCCGCTCCAACACGCTGAACTTCGCGGGCAAGACCGGCACCTCCGACGACAACAAGTCGGCCTGGTTCGCCGGTTACACCCCCGACCTGGTCACCACCGTCGGCCTCTTCGGCGAGGGCGAGGGCGGCAAGCAGGTCTCCCTCCAGGGGACGGGGGGCGGCGGGCGCGTCAACGGCGGCGGCTACCCGGCCCAGATCTGGGCCGAGTACAACCGGCTCGCCCTGAGCGGCAAGCCCGCGGCCCAGTTCGACCTGGACGTCATGGAGGCGCCCGAGCCGAGCATCTCGCCCAGCCCCTCGGCGAGCGAGAGCGAGCCCCCGGAGTCGCCGGAACCGCCGGAGAGCACGGTGCCCGGTCTGCCGGAGACCTCCGCCCCGCCGCCGCCCGTCACCACCACTCCGCCGCCGGACACGGCACCGCCCTCCGCCTCCACCCTGCCCGTTCCCCCGGGGGACGGCACGGGCGACGGCGGTGCCCGCACGGCCGCCGGGACGGACACCGGCCCGGGGGACGGCCCGTAG
- a CDS encoding SPFH domain-containing protein: protein MPKPRVREFAANSIGGGLALLLGLIGLLAGAGLVVLGAGAGSDGSTGAAVGLIILGVLVFLGSIFAMAGLNMVAPGEARVVQLFGRYTGTIRTDGLRWVNPLTTRQKVSTRVRNHETAVLKVNDAYGNPVELAAVVVWKVEDTAQAVFEVDDFLEFVSTQTEAAVRHIAIEYPYDAYDEEALSLRGNAEEITEKLAVELSARVQAAGVRIIESRFTHLAYAPEIASAMLQRQQAGAVVAARRQIVDGAVGMVEAALNRISEQGIVELDDERRAAMVSNLMVVLCGDRSPQPVLNTGGLYQ, encoded by the coding sequence ATGCCGAAGCCGCGGGTCAGGGAGTTCGCCGCCAACAGCATCGGCGGCGGCCTGGCCCTGCTGCTCGGCCTGATCGGGCTGCTCGCGGGCGCGGGCCTGGTCGTCCTCGGCGCGGGCGCCGGGAGCGACGGCTCGACCGGGGCCGCGGTCGGTCTGATCATCCTCGGAGTGCTGGTCTTCCTCGGCTCGATCTTCGCCATGGCGGGGCTCAACATGGTCGCCCCCGGCGAGGCCCGCGTCGTCCAGCTCTTCGGCCGCTACACCGGCACCATCCGCACCGACGGCCTGCGCTGGGTCAACCCGCTCACCACGCGGCAGAAGGTCTCCACCCGGGTCCGCAACCACGAGACGGCCGTCCTCAAGGTCAACGACGCCTACGGCAACCCGGTCGAGCTGGCCGCGGTCGTCGTGTGGAAGGTCGAGGACACCGCGCAGGCGGTCTTCGAGGTGGACGACTTCCTGGAGTTCGTCTCCACCCAGACCGAGGCCGCCGTCCGGCACATCGCCATCGAGTACCCGTACGACGCCTACGACGAGGAGGCGCTCTCCCTCCGGGGAAACGCCGAGGAGATCACCGAGAAGCTGGCGGTTGAGCTCTCCGCCCGGGTCCAGGCCGCGGGGGTCCGGATCATCGAGTCCCGCTTCACGCACCTCGCGTACGCCCCGGAGATCGCCTCGGCGATGCTCCAGCGGCAGCAGGCGGGCGCGGTCGTGGCGGCGCGGCGGCAGATCGTGGACGGCGCGGTCGGCATGGTCGAGGCGGCGCTCAACCGGATCAGCGAGCAGGGCATCGTCGAACTGGACGACGAGCGGCGCGCGGCCATGGTCAGCAATCTGATGGTGGTCCTCTGCGGTGACCGCTCCCCGCAGCCGGTCCTCAACACGGGCGGCCTGTACCAGTGA
- a CDS encoding PadR family transcriptional regulator, with protein MSIGHTLLGLLESGPRHGYDLKRAFDERFGHDRPLHYGQVYSTMSRLLKNGLVEVDGIEPGGGPERKRYAITDAGITDVGEWLASPEKPEPYLQSTLYTKVVLALLTHRDATELLDRQRSEHLRLMRELTRRKTSGDLADQLICDHALFHLEADLRWLELTAARLDALASEVRA; from the coding sequence ATGTCCATTGGTCACACTCTGCTCGGGCTGCTGGAGTCCGGGCCGCGCCACGGTTACGACCTCAAGCGCGCCTTCGACGAACGCTTCGGCCACGACCGGCCGCTGCACTACGGCCAGGTCTACTCGACCATGTCCCGGCTGCTGAAGAACGGCCTCGTGGAGGTCGACGGCATCGAGCCCGGCGGTGGGCCCGAGCGGAAGCGGTACGCCATCACCGACGCCGGGATCACCGACGTCGGGGAGTGGCTCGCCTCGCCCGAGAAGCCGGAGCCGTATCTCCAGTCGACCCTCTACACCAAGGTCGTCCTCGCGCTGCTGACCCACCGCGACGCCACCGAACTCCTCGACCGGCAGCGGTCGGAGCATCTGCGGCTGATGCGCGAGCTGACCCGGCGCAAGACGAGCGGCGACCTCGCCGACCAGCTCATCTGCGACCACGCCCTCTTCCATCTCGAAGCCGATCTGCGCTGGCTGGAACTGACCGCCGCCCGGCTCGACGCGCTCGCCTCGGAGGTCCGCGCATGA
- a CDS encoding FtsX-like permease family protein, with product MTSTETSTETGTGIRAKPDTAAPPPPGTDSRSTPSRWAADLLMGARFAFTGGREGWIRAVLTAVGVGLGAALLLAAASVPEIMSSRDARGAERSASNFGEEVTPGPGTIEVGQANTEYRGEGINGLLVRADGDEPPVPPGLSELPGPGEMAVSPALRKLLDSPDGELLRERLDHRITATVGREGLLGPSDLVYYAGATEEDFATGHTYRLDSFGYEAESEPLPAELLLLVIIICVVLLLPVMTFIGTAVRFGGERRDRRLAALRLVGADGRMVRRIAAGEAMAGALLGLAVGAVLFLLVRTSIESVVLFDVSTFASDLRPSPLLAALIVLAVPASAVVVTLLVLRGVVIEPLGVVRSAVPRRRRLWWRLLLPGLGLALLLPMVGGWTEDGPGSGDWETYQVAAGTVLVLTGVAGLLPWLVESVVHRMSGGPVPWQLAVRRLQLSSGTAARAVSGITVAVAGAIAIQMLFASAEAQNTKETGHDLSRAQMGVSVSEGKGGLARELTERFHATEGVTGVISYSQSHVTEPKAEVRESPRYTQITVAGCATLRELITIDGRCADGDTFVTPAGDEFEQFARPGTTLDLRTDENGEPTDDPLLWTVPETAREAGYRVDPQGGRQPGVFATPSALDVNKLQEPQVMADLRLDPRVPDAAEHVRNTMAEAAPLGEVYTLRSTVQGERFTAISRALFIGATATLLLIGASMIVSTLEQLRERRRLLSVLVAFGTRRRTLAWSVLWQTAVPVALGLALAAAGGVGLGAILLKMVNTPVSVDWSSLGLMTGVGAGLVLLVTLLSLPPLWRMMRPDGLRTE from the coding sequence ATGACCAGCACGGAAACCAGCACCGAAACCGGCACCGGGATACGCGCGAAGCCGGACACCGCCGCCCCTCCGCCGCCCGGCACCGACTCCCGTTCGACCCCGTCCCGCTGGGCCGCCGACCTCCTCATGGGCGCCCGGTTCGCGTTCACCGGCGGGCGTGAGGGCTGGATCCGCGCGGTGCTCACCGCCGTCGGCGTCGGCCTCGGTGCCGCCCTGCTCCTCGCGGCGGCCTCCGTTCCGGAGATCATGTCCAGCCGGGACGCGCGCGGCGCCGAACGTTCCGCCTCCAACTTCGGCGAGGAGGTGACGCCCGGACCGGGCACCATCGAGGTCGGCCAGGCCAACACCGAGTACCGCGGCGAGGGCATCAACGGCCTGCTGGTGCGGGCCGACGGGGACGAGCCGCCGGTGCCGCCCGGCCTCTCGGAACTCCCCGGCCCCGGCGAGATGGCGGTCTCCCCGGCTCTCCGGAAGCTGCTGGACTCCCCCGATGGGGAGCTGCTGCGGGAACGCCTGGACCACCGGATCACCGCCACCGTCGGCCGGGAGGGACTGCTCGGCCCGAGCGACCTGGTCTACTACGCGGGCGCCACCGAGGAGGACTTCGCCACCGGGCACACGTACCGCCTGGACTCCTTCGGCTACGAGGCGGAGAGCGAGCCCCTGCCCGCCGAGCTGCTGCTGCTGGTCATCATCATCTGCGTGGTGCTGCTGCTCCCCGTGATGACCTTCATCGGGACGGCGGTGCGCTTCGGCGGCGAGCGGCGCGACCGGCGGCTGGCCGCCCTGCGGCTGGTCGGCGCGGACGGCCGGATGGTCCGGCGGATCGCCGCCGGTGAGGCCATGGCGGGCGCGTTGCTGGGGCTCGCCGTCGGGGCCGTGCTGTTCCTGCTGGTGCGGACGTCGATCGAGTCGGTGGTGCTGTTCGACGTCAGCACCTTCGCCTCCGACCTCCGGCCGTCGCCACTGCTGGCCGCCCTCATCGTGCTGGCCGTGCCGGCGTCCGCGGTGGTCGTCACCCTGCTGGTGCTGCGCGGGGTCGTCATCGAACCGCTCGGAGTGGTGCGCAGCGCCGTCCCGCGCCGCCGCCGGCTGTGGTGGCGGCTGCTGCTGCCCGGCCTGGGCCTCGCCCTGCTGCTGCCGATGGTGGGCGGCTGGACCGAGGACGGCCCGGGGAGCGGTGACTGGGAGACGTACCAGGTCGCCGCGGGCACGGTGCTCGTGCTCACCGGGGTCGCCGGGCTGCTGCCGTGGCTGGTCGAGTCGGTGGTGCACCGGATGTCCGGCGGGCCCGTCCCCTGGCAGCTCGCGGTCCGCCGGCTCCAGCTCAGCAGCGGCACCGCGGCCCGCGCGGTCAGCGGGATCACCGTGGCCGTGGCCGGTGCCATCGCGATCCAGATGCTGTTCGCCAGTGCCGAGGCGCAGAACACGAAGGAGACGGGCCACGACCTCAGCCGGGCCCAGATGGGGGTCTCCGTCAGCGAGGGGAAGGGCGGCCTGGCCCGGGAGCTGACCGAGCGCTTCCACGCCACCGAGGGCGTCACCGGAGTGATCAGCTACTCCCAGAGCCATGTCACCGAGCCCAAGGCCGAGGTCCGGGAATCGCCGCGGTACACACAGATCACCGTCGCCGGCTGCGCCACGCTCCGCGAGCTGATCACGATCGACGGGCGCTGTGCGGACGGCGACACGTTCGTCACCCCGGCCGGCGACGAGTTCGAGCAGTTCGCCCGGCCCGGCACCACGCTCGACCTCCGCACGGACGAGAACGGTGAACCGACCGACGACCCGCTGCTGTGGACGGTGCCCGAGACGGCCAGGGAGGCCGGCTACCGCGTGGACCCGCAAGGCGGGCGGCAGCCCGGCGTTTTCGCCACCCCGTCCGCCCTGGACGTGAACAAGCTGCAGGAGCCGCAGGTCATGGCCGATCTGCGGCTGGACCCGCGCGTTCCGGACGCGGCCGAGCACGTCCGCAACACCATGGCCGAGGCGGCCCCGCTGGGCGAGGTGTACACCCTGCGCAGCACGGTGCAGGGCGAGCGCTTCACCGCCATCAGCCGCGCGCTGTTCATCGGGGCGACCGCCACGCTGCTGCTCATCGGCGCGAGCATGATCGTCTCCACCCTGGAGCAGCTCCGGGAGCGCCGCCGACTGCTCTCCGTCCTCGTGGCCTTCGGCACCCGGCGCCGGACGCTCGCCTGGTCGGTGCTGTGGCAGACGGCGGTGCCGGTGGCGCTCGGGCTGGCACTCGCCGCCGCCGGCGGGGTCGGGCTGGGGGCCATCCTGCTGAAGATGGTCAACACCCCGGTGTCCGTGGACTGGTCGAGCCTGGGTCTGATGACGGGGGTCGGCGCGGGGCTGGTGCTGCTGGTCACCCTGCTGAGCCTGCCGCCGCTGTGGCGGATGATGCGGCCGGACGGGCTCCGCACGGAGTAG
- a CDS encoding DUF397 domain-containing protein, whose protein sequence is MAETTGAPDAAWRKSSYSSGNGGNCVEVAGGVTNTVPVRDSKNPHGPALAFEAAAWATFVSGVKTGRLS, encoded by the coding sequence ATGGCTGAGACGACAGGTGCCCCCGACGCGGCATGGCGCAAGAGCAGCTACAGCAGCGGCAACGGCGGTAATTGCGTCGAAGTGGCGGGCGGCGTCACGAACACCGTCCCCGTCCGCGACAGCAAGAACCCGCACGGCCCCGCCCTCGCCTTCGAGGCCGCCGCCTGGGCCACCTTCGTCAGCGGCGTGAAGACCGGCCGCCTCTCCTGA
- a CDS encoding DUF397 domain-containing protein — MTTTVPRDLSSLTWRKSSHSSGNGGECLEVADGVADTVPVRDSKDPQGPALTFPATAWTAFVTGIRAGRLF; from the coding sequence ATGACGACGACCGTTCCACGGGACCTCTCCAGCCTGACGTGGCGCAAGAGCAGCCACAGCAGCGGCAACGGCGGTGAGTGCCTCGAAGTTGCCGACGGTGTCGCGGACACCGTCCCAGTCCGTGACAGCAAGGACCCGCAAGGCCCCGCCCTGACTTTCCCGGCCACCGCTTGGACCGCCTTCGTCACCGGCATCAGGGCGGGCCGCCTCTTCTGA
- a CDS encoding Uma2 family endonuclease has product MSDRTPVAEPGSHNRTALLDEAEWISQRLPGCRVEILDGEITVTPLAGAAHAEALTDVTVQLIHLHDRRTRVVQRVGLWLPGGPSDFAVPDLSVIDGDYNNHLVAYNCYAPAVFRLVLEVTAHNYGNERRKTAAYAAAGIPVYVLADRAERLVHVLTDPREGRYRKRATYRPGESFALPEAVGEPVRLSADSALGPRETPGPAGPR; this is encoded by the coding sequence TTGTCCGATCGCACGCCGGTGGCCGAACCCGGAAGCCACAACCGTACGGCCCTGCTGGACGAGGCGGAATGGATCTCCCAGCGGCTGCCCGGGTGCCGCGTCGAGATCCTTGACGGCGAGATCACCGTGACGCCTCTGGCCGGCGCGGCGCACGCCGAAGCACTGACCGATGTCACGGTTCAGCTCATCCATCTGCACGATCGGCGGACGCGTGTGGTGCAGCGGGTCGGCCTGTGGCTCCCCGGCGGGCCGTCCGACTTCGCGGTGCCCGACCTGTCCGTCATCGACGGCGACTACAACAACCACCTGGTCGCGTACAACTGCTACGCCCCGGCCGTCTTCCGGCTGGTCCTTGAAGTCACCGCGCACAACTACGGCAACGAGCGCCGGAAGACTGCCGCGTACGCGGCCGCCGGTATTCCCGTGTACGTACTCGCCGACCGCGCGGAGCGTCTGGTACACGTGCTCACCGACCCTCGCGAAGGGCGGTACCGGAAGCGCGCGACGTACCGGCCCGGCGAGTCGTTCGCGCTCCCCGAAGCCGTCGGCGAGCCCGTTCGCCTCTCCGCCGACAGCGCGCTCGGCCCTCGTGAGACGCCCGGTCCGGCGGGCCCCCGATAA
- a CDS encoding helix-turn-helix domain-containing protein, with protein sequence MSAADELDPTSSVLAFFASELRRVRREAGVPQKELARRAYITPSLLCKIESACRVPSQDLAEQFDQVLGTEGHFVRLWPLVIKHAYPSWFRPYVELERAATVIRSFQLQFVHGLLQTEDYARAVLAAGRPDCVEDLLTARLERQRVLNRETPPQLWLILDETVLRRVIGSPAVMHAQLSRLLEAAERPRNVIQVVPYAAGAHAGFGPFTVLSFAEGADVVHEDGFSRGQLLADPGDVNAAVRSYDLLRAVALSPSASVELITAAMKELSP encoded by the coding sequence ATGTCCGCTGCCGACGAACTCGACCCGACGTCTTCCGTCCTGGCCTTCTTCGCCTCGGAGCTGCGGCGCGTCCGCCGGGAGGCAGGGGTCCCCCAGAAGGAACTGGCCAGGCGGGCTTACATCACCCCGTCGCTGCTGTGCAAGATCGAGTCGGCCTGCCGGGTGCCGTCACAGGACCTGGCGGAGCAGTTCGACCAAGTGCTGGGCACGGAAGGACACTTCGTGCGGCTCTGGCCGCTGGTCATCAAGCACGCGTATCCGTCGTGGTTCCGGCCGTATGTGGAACTGGAGCGTGCCGCCACAGTCATCCGCTCGTTCCAGCTCCAGTTCGTGCACGGACTCCTGCAGACGGAGGACTATGCGAGGGCCGTGCTGGCTGCGGGTCGCCCGGACTGCGTTGAGGATCTACTCACCGCACGGCTTGAGCGGCAGCGTGTTCTCAACCGCGAGACACCACCTCAGCTGTGGCTCATCCTCGATGAGACCGTGCTGCGCCGGGTGATCGGCAGTCCAGCCGTGATGCACGCGCAGTTGAGCAGGCTTTTGGAGGCAGCTGAGCGGCCACGGAACGTCATCCAGGTCGTGCCGTACGCTGCGGGCGCACACGCGGGTTTCGGGCCGTTCACCGTCCTTTCCTTCGCTGAAGGCGCAGATGTCGTACACGAGGACGGCTTCTCCCGCGGACAACTTCTGGCCGATCCGGGGGACGTCAACGCGGCCGTGCGCTCCTATGATCTGCTCAGGGCCGTCGCCCTGTCGCCCAGCGCGTCCGTAGAGCTGATCACCGCTGCCATGAAGGAACTGAGCCCATGA
- a CDS encoding ABC transporter ATP-binding protein produces the protein MNPGTAPTPVQGTAPDEAGALLAAEDLHKTYGTTPALDGASFAIRPGEIVAVMGPSGSGKSTLLHCLAGIITPDSGQVLYRGRNMSAMPDAERSALRRGEFGFVFQFGQLVPELTCVENVALPLRLHGTGRKEAESRAAAWMDRLEVSDVRDKRPGEVSGGQGQRVAVARALVSGPRVLFADEPTGALDSLNGERVMQLLTEAARSTNAAVVLVTHEARVAAYSDREVVVRDGVARDMAGAV, from the coding sequence ATGAACCCCGGAACCGCCCCCACACCCGTGCAGGGCACCGCGCCAGATGAGGCCGGCGCCCTGCTGGCCGCGGAGGATCTGCACAAGACCTACGGCACCACCCCCGCCCTCGACGGGGCCTCCTTCGCCATCCGGCCCGGAGAGATCGTCGCCGTCATGGGCCCATCCGGCTCCGGCAAGTCGACGCTGCTCCACTGCCTCGCCGGGATCATCACGCCGGACTCCGGCCAGGTCCTCTACCGGGGCCGGAACATGTCGGCCATGCCGGACGCCGAGCGGAGCGCGCTGCGGCGCGGCGAGTTCGGGTTCGTGTTCCAGTTCGGGCAGCTCGTGCCGGAGCTGACCTGCGTCGAGAACGTCGCCCTGCCGCTCCGCCTGCACGGCACGGGACGCAAGGAGGCCGAGTCCCGCGCCGCCGCCTGGATGGACCGGCTGGAGGTGAGCGACGTCCGGGACAAGCGGCCCGGCGAGGTCTCCGGCGGCCAGGGGCAGCGCGTGGCCGTGGCCCGCGCGCTCGTGAGCGGGCCGCGCGTGCTGTTCGCCGACGAACCGACCGGCGCCCTGGACTCCCTCAACGGCGAGCGCGTCATGCAGCTCCTCACCGAGGCGGCCCGCTCCACCAACGCCGCCGTCGTCCTCGTGACCCACGAGGCGCGGGTGGCGGCCTACTCCGACCGCGAGGTCGTCGTACGGGACGGCGTCGCCCGGGACATGGCGGGTGCGGTATGA